CTTATGTTGCTTTGAAGAAAAAAACACTAAATTTTAAAGATGTCTATGATGTAAAGGATTTTAATTTCACGGGAACCCGGCAGTTTGATCAAAAAACCGGTTACCGGACCCAGTCTATGCTGGCACTGCCGATGCTGAATCACGTGAATGAAGTAATTGGTGTGCTCCAATTGATTAATGCCAAGGATGAATCGGGGAATACCATTGCCTTTAGTCCTGAATCCCAGGCATTGACGGAAGCTTTGGCCAGTCAGGCAGCCGTGGCGATTACCGAAAACCGCCTGATTCGCGGACTTGAAGAATTATTAAATTCCATCATCCGGGTGATTGCCTCGGCGATTGATGAAAAATCCAAATATACAAGCGGGCATATCGAGCGTGTGGCCGAACTGGCCGTGTATCTTGCACAGCAGGTTTCTGAAAGCCCAAATGGTGTATTTAAGGATGTCCACTACAGTGATGATAAAATTGAGGAGATCCGTTTTGCCGGCCTTCTTCACGACATCGGCAAGATTACCACACCTGAATATGTGGTGGATAAAGCAACAAAACTGGAAACCATTTATGACCGGATCCATACGGTTTTCCTCCGTTTTGAACTGCTGAAAAAAGATCGTGAAATTGAGATGTGGAAAGCACTGGCAGGATCCCCTGAAGAGCCCAACGCCAAGGCGGAACGGGACAATCTGATGAAAAGACTGGAAGAAGAAATCCGGAAAATCAGTGAGGATTATACCTTTATTCAACGGATGAATACAGGGGGGGAATTCCTAAAACCTGAATATAAGGACCGGATTTGCGAGATTGCACAGACACGTGTCTTGATTGACGGGGAAAATACACCTGTTCTTACAGAAGACGAGATCCTTAATCTTCATATTTCCAGAGGCACGTTGACGGAGGCTGAGCGGCAGATTATCAACAATCATGCGGTTGTGACCGACAAGATGCTCTCGCAGCTTCCCTTCCCCAAAAAATTGAAAAATGTACCTTCTTATGCAGCCAATCATCATGAACGGATGGATGGTTCGGGATATCCCAAGGGACTGAAAGCAGAAGATTTGGAATTGCCGGCGCGTATCATGGCCATGGCTGATATTTTTGAAGCACTGACAGCACCGGACAGACCTTACAAAAAGGGTAAAACCCTTTCAGAAGCCATGAAAATAATGGAGTTCATGGTGAAAGATTATCATATTGATCCGGATCTCTTTGCCTTTTTCAAGGAAGCTAAAGTTTACCGCTGGTATGCAGAGAAATTTATGAATCCCGAGCAAATTGATATGGATTAGATATACTCCCGGAAGGGAATTTCTTTAAACTGGAAAAATCATGATTTTTGACCCTTCAGACCATCCTTACAGAAAAACATACCATTTAATGACATCCCTGATTGTGCCCCGTCCTGTGGCCTGGATTTCCACA
This window of the Candidatus Neomarinimicrobiota bacterium genome carries:
- a CDS encoding HD family phosphohydrolase, which produces MKMPMLSSEALSSKSKEELIDTIRTLQDRVHVFVSVGTSLSTEKDQDILLENIVTYAKKITGADAATLYMMSEDEKKLHFSIVHTDSMKIRMGGTSGKPIDWYPVKLYNEDGSPYLEMVAAYVALKKKTLNFKDVYDVKDFNFTGTRQFDQKTGYRTQSMLALPMLNHVNEVIGVLQLINAKDESGNTIAFSPESQALTEALASQAAVAITENRLIRGLEELLNSIIRVIASAIDEKSKYTSGHIERVAELAVYLAQQVSESPNGVFKDVHYSDDKIEEIRFAGLLHDIGKITTPEYVVDKATKLETIYDRIHTVFLRFELLKKDREIEMWKALAGSPEEPNAKAERDNLMKRLEEEIRKISEDYTFIQRMNTGGEFLKPEYKDRICEIAQTRVLIDGENTPVLTEDEILNLHISRGTLTEAERQIINNHAVVTDKMLSQLPFPKKLKNVPSYAANHHERMDGSGYPKGLKAEDLELPARIMAMADIFEALTAPDRPYKKGKTLSEAMKIMEFMVKDYHIDPDLFAFFKEAKVYRWYAEKFMNPEQIDMD